One genomic region from Saccharomyces cerevisiae S288C chromosome XI, complete sequence encodes:
- the RHO4 gene encoding Rho family GTPase RHO4 (Non-essential small GTPase; member of the Rho/Rac subfamily of Ras-like proteins; likely to be involved in the establishment of cell polarity; has long N-terminal extension that plays an important role in Rho4p function and is shared with Rho4 homologs in other yeasts and filamentous fungi), protein MNTLLFKRKGGNCGNESNIVSQGSPSSSNLPESPGTLDEKNLPRLPTPFARSLSTIPSYEQMKRTNKLPDYHLKIVVVGDGAVGKTCLLISYVQGTFPTDYIPTIFENYVTNIEGPNGQIIELALWDTAGQEEYSRLRPLSYTNADVLMVCYSVGSKTSLKNVEDLWFPEVKHFCPSTPIMLVGLKSDLYEADNLSDLVEPSSAESLAKRLGAFAHIQCSARLKENIDEVFETAIHTLLSDSLYAPREPTHTIKNPFKRNTTRSDIDSSTGDTSVSISGTKRLRKNKCIIM, encoded by the coding sequence CAATCTTCCTGAATCACCTGGCACTTTAGATGAAAAGAATCTTCCCAGATTGCCTACTCCATTCGCTAGAAGCCTTTCTACCATTCCTAGTTATGAGCAGATGAAACGTACAAACAAACTGCCAGATTATCACCTAAAGATTGTTGTTGTGGGAGATGGCGCTGTAGGGAAGACGTGCCTGCTGATATCTTATGTCCAAGGAACATTTCCGACTGATTATATTCCTACTATTTTCGAAAATTATGTCACAAACATAGAAGGACCCAACGGTCAAATTATAGAATTGGCATTATGGGACACTGCCGGCCAAGAAGAGTATAGTAGACTTAGACCGCTTTCATATACGAATGCAGATGTGCTGATGGTGTGCTATTCTGTTGGTAGTAAGACATCGCTTAAAAATGTGGAAGATCTCTGGTTCCCAGAGGTTAAGCATTTTTGTCCTTCCACTCCAATCATGCTAGTCGGCCTTAAATCAGATCTATATGAAGCTGATAACCTTTCAGATCTGGTGGAACCAAGTTCAGCAGAATCCTTGGCCAAGCGTCTGGGGGCATTTGCACATATTCAATGCTCAGCACgattgaaagaaaatatcgaTGAAGTATTTGAAACTGCCATACACACGTTACTTTCCGATTCATTATATGCTCCCAGAGAGCCTACACATACAATCAAAAATCcctttaaaagaaataccaCCAGATCAGATATCGATTCTTCTACTGGAGATACCAGCGTCTCTATTTCCGGAACGAAaagattaagaaaaaacaagTGTATTATAATGTAA